Part of the Prunus dulcis chromosome 8, ALMONDv2, whole genome shotgun sequence genome is shown below.
CAGCTTAACAAACTGGAGGCATGCATTCAAGACCAAGAAGAAGGACTTGAGTGCCTTTTTAGGCAATTGATCAAAACAAGAGTCTCTCTTCTCAACATCTTAAACCagtagatatatatatatatatatatatatcagattttcaatttttaacatGAAAAGCAATACAAGTAATGTATACAAATACAACTTCTGATATGAAATGGATATATAAACAATGACATATATACTCCCTTTTTCTTACTTCAAaagcattttttttccaaacctCAAATGGTTAATCGGTACAAGCAGTACCCTAATAATTTCAAAGAAGAAACTAAAATAGAAGCAGAGTTCCCCAAtcaggcaaaaaaaaaaaaaaaaaattaagaaaaacctGACTTTGATTTTGGCATTGAAGCTTCCCAAATCTGAGGAAGAAAACCGCAAAAAGGTTTGGTTCAATTGGGACAGTCTAGCGGCCCACGGTGGATCCGAGGGACACCGACCCGTTATCCTTCCACTGCCAAGAGCGGGAGGTAATCGTTGCTCTGTGAAGCCAGCCTTACGCGGTTCCCTCCTCTCTAGGAACCAAGAGACCCAGAGCCTTCGCTCGAGCCACATGGTTCAACTCCTGGCTTGGAATGGGCGAGCCAGAAGATAGTCAACCCGGAACCGACCCTCTAATACTGAGCCAATGTTCCAGAACCTCAAAGCCCCCACTCGGGTTATAAGCTTGCGTTACAAAGCTCGGCGGTAGAACCTCCTCGTGTAGGGTTTATAAAGCGTAGTGTCTGATATCGACCAAGCGATGTGGGATAACTTGCACCCGCTCTTACCTTGAGATAATGACTTGAGTTTTAAGGTCTATTTGGAAGCACAGAATTTCATCAATACTCGATCAATTTGTATGTTTCAGTGAAAATTTAGAGAGTTGAATATGATCACAAGACTGTCAAGATTCCATTAGTCTCAAGGAAGATAACCATCAATAAACACTTCACGTTCAAAggagacaaaaaaaaaaaatgtttattgtAAAACTCACTGAAGCATTTTAAAGGATCTTCAAAAGACACTGTTAGCACTGGGTGGTGAAAAATAGTAACATCAGTTAAAGATTGAcccacaattttgttttgtaaaaacaCACCTTGGAGGTGGTTTATTTTACTTGGTATTTTTTGTTCAGGTAAAATTTAAAGTAACATCAGAGAAAGCTTCCTTTTTCTGGTGAAATTCACTGAAGCATTTTATTTCTTAGCTGCCTTATTTCATATctgcattttattttctaagttaAGTACTTGACTCATAAGAAAAATCTCTGAGCACTGCAGAAGTtttcaaaacaataaaatggATATCAAATCTATCAACCTCTAATTATCTCCCAGGAAATATTAAACACAGATTGGGACTAATTAATTATGCTGGTTATAGTGAAAACTATGCtggttttctttctgtttggGGGAACATTGCAATTCATCTATATGATGGAAACGTTGCAATTCTTTCTGGTTTGCTAAATAACCAGcaactttcaatttttctaCATTATACAAACATAATGGATGGTGACTTTTTAATACAGAATATAGCATATTTGCAGATCATGCCTCCTCCTTGGCAAACAATCATGTGAAGGACCTGCAAAACAAGAGGAATTAACTAATCACATATGTTGATCACCATAATTGAGTTAAATGGTTTTTGCCTCCCCACGTATTTGCGGAAACAGGGACGTCAATGCCACTCGTGGTATCGTATATTAATTGTGATTAAATGGTTGTAGCATTATAATGTGCTAAATTAATAACTTCATGAGTTGGAATGCTGGTGTGGGAGGAGACAATGCATAAACATTAGCTAGGGAACATATAGATCCAATCGAAATCATGTTACCTCTCTCACTGATGATTGAAGCGGATGAGATTCCATGTCCCCCTCTTCAATCAACACTATATATTAAGCACTCTGAATTGTACATCAACCACAACTTTCTAAGTCTTCTGTTCTATCTTTTCACAATACACAAAGAAGAAATGGCTTTCCACACTCGCTCTAACAGCTTCCCTTCAAGGCCACACCCAATCGTTCAAGAAGTTGACGAATGTTTGTGTAGGCTGAGGTCTTCTGAGGCCACCTccacatcttcatcatcaataAGCCACAAACTAAGCGGTCTCCAAGATTTGCATGATTGTGCTGACAGGTTGCTTCAGTTGCCCCTCACTCAACAAGCCTTAGCACAAGAGCAGAATGAGAAATGGGCTAATGAGCTATTAGATAGCTCTCTCAGACTCTTGGATGTTTGCAGCAGCGCCAAGGATGCTATCTTGCAAACCAAGGAATGTGTACAAGATCTTCAATCAATCATACGAAGAACACGAGGATGTGAATCTGCAGCACTTACCAGTGAGGTCAGGAAATACTTAACCTCCAGGAAGACGGTGAAAAAGGCAATCCAAAAGGCTATGAAGAATCTTAAGGGATCCAATTTCTCATCCCTCAACAAGGACAATGAGTCAATTGACATTGTTAACAAGTTGAGAGAAGTTGAAGCAGTCACTCTTGCAGTGTTTGAGTCACTTCTTTCCTTCATCTGTGGGCCAAAATCACAGCCAAGCAGCTGGTCCATGGTCTCCAAGATGATGCCCTCAAAAAAAGTTGCCTGtgaagaagaaacagaagcaaATGAATTTGCACAAGTGGATGCTGCATTGAACTCTCTCATTGGACACAAGACAAGCAAatctcaaaacaaaattgtcgATAATGCGCAGAACCAGCTCGAGCAGCTGGAGTCATGCTTTCAAGGCCAAGAAGAAGGAGTTGAGTGCGTATTTAGGCAAATTATCAAAACAAGAGTCTCCCTCCTCAACATCCTAAACCACTAGATACATATATCTTTGATTTTTCGATTTTCTACATGAAAAACATGTTTGTATACAAATACATCCTCTGAAATCAAATTCAGATACATACTGATTATATACTCTTTTGCTCAAATTATCAACTAGTCTCATCCTTCTACGAAAGCATTCACTTTGGGAACTGATCATGAATTTTTGTAGTACTGAAACTAACACGATTTCCGTCATCTATATTCCGATTATCATCCTGTGCATGGAAAAAATGAACTTACCCTTATTGTCTAATTACAAGATAATGAAAAGTGAATTAACTCTAATTTCCCGAAATCAAACCTGAGAGGTAAACTCACAGGAGTATGTAAAACCATCATTGTTGTCACATGGGATTTGCGCAGATTATATCAAATGTCAAGGCTGTCAAGATTCCAATTGTCTCAAGAGagacaataaaaaatcaacGATCAGTGGCATTCAAAAGAAGACTTGATTTTCTTTAAGCAGTAAGTTCTGTTAGAGGAACTATTAGAGACtaaaaaaagtttcaagtCTATGATCATATGGTCTCGGTTGCTATACagtcatttatttttatttctttctagTAAACTTGCCAGCATATCATTGAATGAAGAATTTTCTGGTAAAATTCTGTGACCactaaacaaaatttcaaaactgaaatGGATGTCAAATTCCAGTTATCTCCCGGGGACTAATCAAACACAGATTAAAATTAACGAACTGTTGTAACTAATCAACGACACTAACACGGCAGATGCGCATCTCAGATCCAAGAATGACAATTGTGCTGGATGTCGTTCTGCTTGGGAACAGTCCAATTCATCAAGTCTGCTACACACCATTTTTCTACATTTTGGAAACACTGACGCTAAAAAAAATGCAGATTGCAGATCTTGCCTGCTGCTTGCTTAACAATATCATGTCAAGGACCTGCAAAAATAAGATGCATTAACTAATCACATACATGAATCATCATAATTGAGTCTATGCATAAGACTTAAGCATAGAAGTTGCTGGACACAGGGCCATTGGCACTCATgcttaatatttaatttatggaTTGCTGTCCAATGTGTTAATTATGATTGAGTGATTGTAACATTATATAAAGATAGTATAAGGTTTTATATCCTAAATTAATCAGTTCATGAGTTGGAATGCTGGTGTGGGAAGAAACCTTGCATAAACATTGCCGAGGGAACGTATAGATCCAAATCGAAATCATGTTACCTCTCACTGATGATTGAAGTGGATGAGTTTCCATGTCCCCTTCCTCAACCAACACTATATATTAAGCAGATGCATATAGAGAGGAACAAATCAATCTCAATTGTACATTAACTACAAGGTCTTCTATTCTATCTTCTCACAATACACCAAGAAGAAATGGCTTTGCATACTCGTTCTAACAGCTTACCCTCTAGGCCACACCTGATCATTGAAGAAGTTGATGAACTTTTGTGTAGATTGAGGTCTTCTGAGGCCACCTcca
Proteins encoded:
- the LOC117638582 gene encoding uncharacterized protein LOC117638582; its protein translation is MAFHTRSNSFPSRPHPIVQEVDECLCRLRSSEATSTSSSSISHKLSGLQDLHDCADRLLQLPLTQQALAQEQNEKWANELLDSSLRLLDVCSSAKDAILQTKECVQDLQSIIRRTRGCESAALTSEVRKYLTSRKTVKKAIQKAMKNLKGSNFSSLNKDNESIDIVNKLREVEAVTLAVFESLLSFICGPKSQPSSWSMVSKMMPSKKVACEEETEANEFAQVDAALNSLIGHKTSKSQNKIVDNAQNQLEQLESCFQGQEEGVECVFRQIIKTRVSLLNILNH